A window of Rhinolophus ferrumequinum isolate MPI-CBG mRhiFer1 chromosome X, mRhiFer1_v1.p, whole genome shotgun sequence contains these coding sequences:
- the EBP gene encoding 3-beta-hydroxysteroid-Delta(8),Delta(7)-isomerase, whose translation MATDASPLHPYWPRHLRLDNFVPNDCPTWHILAGLFSVSGVLVMTTWLLSGHAAVIPLGTWRRLSLCWFAVCGFIHMVIEGWFSLYHEDILGDQAFLSQLWKEYAKGDSRYILNDNFTICMETITACLWGPLSIWVVVAFLYQQPLRFVLQLVVSVGQIYGDVLYFLTEYRDGFQHGELGHPLYFWFYFVFMNALWLVLPGILVLDSVKQLTHAQSLLDTKATKAKSKKN comes from the exons ATGGCCACCGACGCTAGCCCCTTGCACCCATACTGGCCTCGGCACCTGAGACTGGACAACTTTGTGCCTAATGACTGCCCTACCTGGCATATCCTGGCTGgcctcttctctgtctctgggGTCTTAGTTATGACCACATGGCTGTTGTCAGGACATGCTGCGGTCATCCCACTGGGGACCTGGCGTCGACTGTCCCTGTGCTGGTTTGCAGTGTGTGGATTCATTCACATGGTGATTGAGGGTTGGTTCAGCCTGTACCACGAGGACATTCTTGGAGACCAAGCTTTTTTATCCCAACTCT GGAAAGAGTATGCCAAGGGAGACAGCCGATACATCCT GAATGACAACTTCACGATATGCATGGAGACCATCACTGCTTGCCTGTGGGGACCACTCAGCATTTGGGTGGTGGTCGCCTTTCTCTACCAGCAGCCCCTCCGCTTTGTCCTACAGCTCGTGGTCTCTGTGG GTCAGATTTACGGGGATGTGCTCTACTTCCTCACGGAGTACCGAGATGGATTCCAGCATGGGGAGCTGGGCCACCCACTCTACTTCTGGTTTTACTTTGTCTTCATGAACGCCCTCTGGCTGGTGCTGCCCGGAATCCTTGTGCTCGATTCTGTGAAGCAGCTCACCCATGCTCAGAGCCTGCTGGACACCAAAGCTACAAAAGCCAAGAGCAAGAAGAACTAA
- the PORCN gene encoding protein-serine O-palmitoleoyltransferase porcupine isoform X3 has protein sequence MATFSRQEFFQQLLQGCLLPTAQQGLDQIWLLLAICLACRLLWRLGLPSYLKHASTVAGGFFSLYHFFQLHMVWVVLLSLLCYLVLFLCRHSSHRGVFLSVTILIYLLMGEMHMVDTVTWHKMRGAQMIVAMKAVSLGFDLDRGEVGAVPSPVEFMGYLYFVGTIVFGPWISFHSYLQTVQGRPLSRRWLQKVARSLALALLCLVLSTCVGPYLFPYFIPLDGDRLLRKWLRAYESAVSFHFSNYFVGFLSEATATLAGAGFTEEKDHLEWDLTVSKPLYVELPRSMVEVVTSWNLPMSYWLNNYVFKNALRLGTFSAVLVTYAASALLHGFSFHLAAVLLSLAFITYVEHVLRKRLARILSACVLSKRCPPDCSHQHRLGLRVRALNLLFGALAVFHLAYLGSLFDVDVDDTTEEQGYGMAYTVHKWSELSWASHWITFGCWIFYRLIG, from the exons ATGGCCACCTTCAGCCGCCAGGAATTTTTCCAGCAGCTGCTGCAGGGATGTCTCCTGCCTACTGCCCAGCAGGGCCTTGACCAGATCTGGCTGCTCCTTGCCATCTGCCTTGCCTGCCGCCTCCTCTGGAGGCTCG GGTTGCCATCCTACCTGAAGCACGCAAGCACCGTTGCAGGCGGGTTCTTCAGCCTTTACCACTTCTTCCAGCTGCACATGGTTTGGGTCGTGCTGCTCAGCCTCCTGTGCTACCTCGTGCTGTTCCTCTGCCGACATTCCTCTCATCGAGGCGTCTTCCTCTCCGTCACCATCCTCATCTACCTGCTTATGGG TGAGATGCACATGGTGGACACCGTGACATGGCACAAGATGCGAG GGGCCCAGATGATCGTGGCCATGAAGGCGGTGTCTCTGGGCTTCGACCTGGACCGGGGTGAGGTGGGTGCGGTGCCCTCGCCTGTGGAGTTCATGGGCTACCTCTACTTCGTGGGCACCATCGTCTTTGGGCCCTGGATATCCTTCCACAGCTACCTACAGACTGTCCAAGGCCGCCCGCTG AGCCGCCGGTGGCTGCAGAAGGTGGCCCGGAGCCTGGCGCTCGCCCTGCTGTGCCTTGTGCTGTCCACCTGTGTGGGTCCTTATCTCTTCCCATACTTCATCCCCCTTGATGGTGACCGCCTCCTTCGCAA GTGGTTGCGAGCCTATGAGAGTGCTGTCTCCTTCCACTTCAGCAACTATTTTGTGGGCTTCCTGTCCGAGGCCACGGCCACATTGGCGGGGGCCGGCTTCACCGAGGAGAAGGATCACTTGGAATG GGACCTGACGGTGTCTAAGCCACTGTACGTGGAGCTTCCTCGGTCCATGGTGGAAGTTGTCACAAGCTGGAACCTGCCCATGTCTTATTGGCTAAATAACT ATGTTTTCAAGAATGCTCTCCGCCTGGGGACCTTCTCAGCTGTGCTGGTCACCTATGCAGCCAGTGCTCTCCTGCAT GGCTTCAGCTTCCACCTGGCTGCAGTGCTGCTGTCCCTGGCATTTATCACGTATGTGGAGCACG TCCTCCGGAAGCGCCTGGCTCGGATCCTCAGTGCCTGCGTCTTGTCGAAACGGTGCCCACCAGACTGTTCACACCAGCATCGCTTG GGCCTGAGGGTGCGAGCCTTAAACCTGCTCTTTGGAGCCCTGGCCGTCTTCCACCTGGCTTACCTGGGCTCCCTGTTCGATGTCGACGTGGATGATACCACAGAGGAGCAG GGCTATGGCATGGCATACACTGTCCACAAGTGGTCAGAGCTCAGCTGGGCCAGTCACTGGATCACTTTTGGATGCTGGATCTTCTACCGTCTCATAGGCTGA
- the PORCN gene encoding protein-serine O-palmitoleoyltransferase porcupine isoform X2, with translation MATFSRQEFFQQLLQGCLLPTAQQGLDQIWLLLAICLACRLLWRLGLPSYLKHASTVAGGFFSLYHFFQLHMVWVVLLSLLCYLVLFLCRHSSHRGVFLSVTILIYLLMGEMHMVDTVTWHKMRGAQMIVAMKAVSLGFDLDRGEVGAVPSPVEFMGYLYFVGTIVFGPWISFHSYLQTVQGRPLSRRWLQKVARSLALALLCLVLSTCVGPYLFPYFIPLDGDRLLRKGTMVRWLRAYESAVSFHFSNYFVGFLSEATATLAGAGFTEEKDHLEWDLTVSKPLYVELPRSMVEVVTSWNLPMSYWLNNYVFKNALRLGTFSAVLVTYAASALLHGFSFHLAAVLLSLAFITYVEHVLRKRLARILSACVLSKRCPPDCSHQHRLGLRVRALNLLFGALAVFHLAYLGSLFDVDVDDTTEEQGYGMAYTVHKWSELSWASHWITFGCWIFYRLIG, from the exons ATGGCCACCTTCAGCCGCCAGGAATTTTTCCAGCAGCTGCTGCAGGGATGTCTCCTGCCTACTGCCCAGCAGGGCCTTGACCAGATCTGGCTGCTCCTTGCCATCTGCCTTGCCTGCCGCCTCCTCTGGAGGCTCG GGTTGCCATCCTACCTGAAGCACGCAAGCACCGTTGCAGGCGGGTTCTTCAGCCTTTACCACTTCTTCCAGCTGCACATGGTTTGGGTCGTGCTGCTCAGCCTCCTGTGCTACCTCGTGCTGTTCCTCTGCCGACATTCCTCTCATCGAGGCGTCTTCCTCTCCGTCACCATCCTCATCTACCTGCTTATGGG TGAGATGCACATGGTGGACACCGTGACATGGCACAAGATGCGAG GGGCCCAGATGATCGTGGCCATGAAGGCGGTGTCTCTGGGCTTCGACCTGGACCGGGGTGAGGTGGGTGCGGTGCCCTCGCCTGTGGAGTTCATGGGCTACCTCTACTTCGTGGGCACCATCGTCTTTGGGCCCTGGATATCCTTCCACAGCTACCTACAGACTGTCCAAGGCCGCCCGCTG AGCCGCCGGTGGCTGCAGAAGGTGGCCCGGAGCCTGGCGCTCGCCCTGCTGTGCCTTGTGCTGTCCACCTGTGTGGGTCCTTATCTCTTCCCATACTTCATCCCCCTTGATGGTGACCGCCTCCTTCGCAA GGGCACCATGGTAAG GTGGTTGCGAGCCTATGAGAGTGCTGTCTCCTTCCACTTCAGCAACTATTTTGTGGGCTTCCTGTCCGAGGCCACGGCCACATTGGCGGGGGCCGGCTTCACCGAGGAGAAGGATCACTTGGAATG GGACCTGACGGTGTCTAAGCCACTGTACGTGGAGCTTCCTCGGTCCATGGTGGAAGTTGTCACAAGCTGGAACCTGCCCATGTCTTATTGGCTAAATAACT ATGTTTTCAAGAATGCTCTCCGCCTGGGGACCTTCTCAGCTGTGCTGGTCACCTATGCAGCCAGTGCTCTCCTGCAT GGCTTCAGCTTCCACCTGGCTGCAGTGCTGCTGTCCCTGGCATTTATCACGTATGTGGAGCACG TCCTCCGGAAGCGCCTGGCTCGGATCCTCAGTGCCTGCGTCTTGTCGAAACGGTGCCCACCAGACTGTTCACACCAGCATCGCTTG GGCCTGAGGGTGCGAGCCTTAAACCTGCTCTTTGGAGCCCTGGCCGTCTTCCACCTGGCTTACCTGGGCTCCCTGTTCGATGTCGACGTGGATGATACCACAGAGGAGCAG GGCTATGGCATGGCATACACTGTCCACAAGTGGTCAGAGCTCAGCTGGGCCAGTCACTGGATCACTTTTGGATGCTGGATCTTCTACCGTCTCATAGGCTGA
- the PORCN gene encoding protein-serine O-palmitoleoyltransferase porcupine isoform X1 — protein MATFSRQEFFQQLLQGCLLPTAQQGLDQIWLLLAICLACRLLWRLGLPSYLKHASTVAGGFFSLYHFFQLHMVWVVLLSLLCYLVLFLCRHSSHRGVFLSVTILIYLLMGEMHMVDTVTWHKMRGAQMIVAMKAVSLGFDLDRGEVGAVPSPVEFMGYLYFVGTIVFGPWISFHSYLQTVQGRPLSRRWLQKVARSLALALLCLVLSTCVGPYLFPYFIPLDGDRLLRNKKRKARGTMVRWLRAYESAVSFHFSNYFVGFLSEATATLAGAGFTEEKDHLEWDLTVSKPLYVELPRSMVEVVTSWNLPMSYWLNNYVFKNALRLGTFSAVLVTYAASALLHGFSFHLAAVLLSLAFITYVEHVLRKRLARILSACVLSKRCPPDCSHQHRLGLRVRALNLLFGALAVFHLAYLGSLFDVDVDDTTEEQGYGMAYTVHKWSELSWASHWITFGCWIFYRLIG, from the exons ATGGCCACCTTCAGCCGCCAGGAATTTTTCCAGCAGCTGCTGCAGGGATGTCTCCTGCCTACTGCCCAGCAGGGCCTTGACCAGATCTGGCTGCTCCTTGCCATCTGCCTTGCCTGCCGCCTCCTCTGGAGGCTCG GGTTGCCATCCTACCTGAAGCACGCAAGCACCGTTGCAGGCGGGTTCTTCAGCCTTTACCACTTCTTCCAGCTGCACATGGTTTGGGTCGTGCTGCTCAGCCTCCTGTGCTACCTCGTGCTGTTCCTCTGCCGACATTCCTCTCATCGAGGCGTCTTCCTCTCCGTCACCATCCTCATCTACCTGCTTATGGG TGAGATGCACATGGTGGACACCGTGACATGGCACAAGATGCGAG GGGCCCAGATGATCGTGGCCATGAAGGCGGTGTCTCTGGGCTTCGACCTGGACCGGGGTGAGGTGGGTGCGGTGCCCTCGCCTGTGGAGTTCATGGGCTACCTCTACTTCGTGGGCACCATCGTCTTTGGGCCCTGGATATCCTTCCACAGCTACCTACAGACTGTCCAAGGCCGCCCGCTG AGCCGCCGGTGGCTGCAGAAGGTGGCCCGGAGCCTGGCGCTCGCCCTGCTGTGCCTTGTGCTGTCCACCTGTGTGGGTCCTTATCTCTTCCCATACTTCATCCCCCTTGATGGTGACCGCCTCCTTCGCAA CAAGAAACGCAAAGCCAG GGGCACCATGGTAAG GTGGTTGCGAGCCTATGAGAGTGCTGTCTCCTTCCACTTCAGCAACTATTTTGTGGGCTTCCTGTCCGAGGCCACGGCCACATTGGCGGGGGCCGGCTTCACCGAGGAGAAGGATCACTTGGAATG GGACCTGACGGTGTCTAAGCCACTGTACGTGGAGCTTCCTCGGTCCATGGTGGAAGTTGTCACAAGCTGGAACCTGCCCATGTCTTATTGGCTAAATAACT ATGTTTTCAAGAATGCTCTCCGCCTGGGGACCTTCTCAGCTGTGCTGGTCACCTATGCAGCCAGTGCTCTCCTGCAT GGCTTCAGCTTCCACCTGGCTGCAGTGCTGCTGTCCCTGGCATTTATCACGTATGTGGAGCACG TCCTCCGGAAGCGCCTGGCTCGGATCCTCAGTGCCTGCGTCTTGTCGAAACGGTGCCCACCAGACTGTTCACACCAGCATCGCTTG GGCCTGAGGGTGCGAGCCTTAAACCTGCTCTTTGGAGCCCTGGCCGTCTTCCACCTGGCTTACCTGGGCTCCCTGTTCGATGTCGACGTGGATGATACCACAGAGGAGCAG GGCTATGGCATGGCATACACTGTCCACAAGTGGTCAGAGCTCAGCTGGGCCAGTCACTGGATCACTTTTGGATGCTGGATCTTCTACCGTCTCATAGGCTGA
- the PORCN gene encoding protein-serine O-palmitoleoyltransferase porcupine isoform X4 has translation MVWVVLLSLLCYLVLFLCRHSSHRGVFLSVTILIYLLMGEMHMVDTVTWHKMRGAQMIVAMKAVSLGFDLDRGEVGAVPSPVEFMGYLYFVGTIVFGPWISFHSYLQTVQGRPLSRRWLQKVARSLALALLCLVLSTCVGPYLFPYFIPLDGDRLLRNKKRKARGTMVRWLRAYESAVSFHFSNYFVGFLSEATATLAGAGFTEEKDHLEWDLTVSKPLYVELPRSMVEVVTSWNLPMSYWLNNYVFKNALRLGTFSAVLVTYAASALLHGFSFHLAAVLLSLAFITYVEHVLRKRLARILSACVLSKRCPPDCSHQHRLGLRVRALNLLFGALAVFHLAYLGSLFDVDVDDTTEEQGYGMAYTVHKWSELSWASHWITFGCWIFYRLIG, from the exons ATGGTTTGGGTCGTGCTGCTCAGCCTCCTGTGCTACCTCGTGCTGTTCCTCTGCCGACATTCCTCTCATCGAGGCGTCTTCCTCTCCGTCACCATCCTCATCTACCTGCTTATGGG TGAGATGCACATGGTGGACACCGTGACATGGCACAAGATGCGAG GGGCCCAGATGATCGTGGCCATGAAGGCGGTGTCTCTGGGCTTCGACCTGGACCGGGGTGAGGTGGGTGCGGTGCCCTCGCCTGTGGAGTTCATGGGCTACCTCTACTTCGTGGGCACCATCGTCTTTGGGCCCTGGATATCCTTCCACAGCTACCTACAGACTGTCCAAGGCCGCCCGCTG AGCCGCCGGTGGCTGCAGAAGGTGGCCCGGAGCCTGGCGCTCGCCCTGCTGTGCCTTGTGCTGTCCACCTGTGTGGGTCCTTATCTCTTCCCATACTTCATCCCCCTTGATGGTGACCGCCTCCTTCGCAA CAAGAAACGCAAAGCCAG GGGCACCATGGTAAG GTGGTTGCGAGCCTATGAGAGTGCTGTCTCCTTCCACTTCAGCAACTATTTTGTGGGCTTCCTGTCCGAGGCCACGGCCACATTGGCGGGGGCCGGCTTCACCGAGGAGAAGGATCACTTGGAATG GGACCTGACGGTGTCTAAGCCACTGTACGTGGAGCTTCCTCGGTCCATGGTGGAAGTTGTCACAAGCTGGAACCTGCCCATGTCTTATTGGCTAAATAACT ATGTTTTCAAGAATGCTCTCCGCCTGGGGACCTTCTCAGCTGTGCTGGTCACCTATGCAGCCAGTGCTCTCCTGCAT GGCTTCAGCTTCCACCTGGCTGCAGTGCTGCTGTCCCTGGCATTTATCACGTATGTGGAGCACG TCCTCCGGAAGCGCCTGGCTCGGATCCTCAGTGCCTGCGTCTTGTCGAAACGGTGCCCACCAGACTGTTCACACCAGCATCGCTTG GGCCTGAGGGTGCGAGCCTTAAACCTGCTCTTTGGAGCCCTGGCCGTCTTCCACCTGGCTTACCTGGGCTCCCTGTTCGATGTCGACGTGGATGATACCACAGAGGAGCAG GGCTATGGCATGGCATACACTGTCCACAAGTGGTCAGAGCTCAGCTGGGCCAGTCACTGGATCACTTTTGGATGCTGGATCTTCTACCGTCTCATAGGCTGA